A portion of the Hoylesella buccalis ATCC 35310 genome contains these proteins:
- a CDS encoding M6 family metalloprotease domain-containing protein, translating into MRSILLSCLLIATTIAHAIPAKKMWRTYTQRDGSTIRVLMVGDEHLHYFLTDDQVPLVQRDNNFFYAKIEKDKLVSSNILAHEASLRTAFEKKNIHTVQEIEPLREKAPTRLQQLNRLPAMRKNQYTGKKKGLIILANFSDKTFRDDDPQKVFDDIVNKSGYKDYGGVGSVHDYFYDQSNGRFDLTFDVMGPVQLKHTLAYYGGDKDGQIDVRVSEMIVEACQAVNDKVDFRDYDWDNDGVVDQIVVIYAGYGQATSAKPETIWPHEFNIKSKNLVLDGVRINTYACSNELYEYYTGTGIRRIRNTLMGIGVICHEFSHCLGLPDFYDTGASKNYGTGDWDIMASGSYNGPLGIGWVPPAYTSYEKNFAGWLDYTVLGNEPQNVTGMKPLLEGGEAYAIYNPRNHDEYYLLENKGRSKWDSYLPKNGLLVLHVDYDAKLWAYNIVNNTEQKQYNTHQRLTIVPADASYGNDDRDTYPLGERDSLTANSTPALMLYNANWDNNYVLYNKVLNIRKDANGLISFNYLPDPHFNTAGIESAFNDNRTVTIVSIYNMRGQRMPTKQLNGLHRGLYLLNLSDGTTRKVVVK; encoded by the coding sequence ATGAGATCCATCCTACTTTCATGCTTGCTGATTGCAACAACAATAGCCCATGCCATCCCTGCGAAAAAAATGTGGAGAACCTACACCCAACGTGATGGTTCGACCATACGCGTACTCATGGTGGGCGATGAGCATCTGCATTATTTCCTGACAGACGACCAGGTTCCACTGGTCCAGCGTGACAACAACTTCTTCTATGCGAAGATTGAGAAGGACAAATTGGTTTCCTCCAACATCCTGGCACACGAAGCTTCCCTGAGAACAGCCTTTGAAAAAAAGAATATCCACACCGTTCAAGAGATAGAACCACTTCGCGAGAAGGCTCCTACCCGACTGCAACAGTTAAACAGACTGCCCGCTATGCGCAAGAATCAGTATACGGGAAAGAAAAAAGGCCTTATCATCTTGGCAAATTTCAGCGACAAGACCTTCAGAGACGATGACCCTCAGAAAGTGTTCGACGACATCGTTAACAAGTCGGGATACAAAGACTATGGAGGCGTTGGCAGCGTCCATGATTATTTTTATGACCAAAGCAACGGACGGTTCGACCTCACTTTTGACGTCATGGGGCCTGTGCAACTCAAGCATACCCTTGCTTATTACGGCGGAGATAAAGACGGTCAAATAGACGTGAGGGTTTCTGAAATGATTGTCGAAGCCTGTCAAGCGGTCAACGACAAAGTTGACTTTCGGGATTACGACTGGGATAATGACGGTGTTGTAGACCAAATAGTCGTGATCTATGCCGGCTATGGACAGGCCACATCGGCGAAGCCAGAAACCATCTGGCCCCACGAATTTAACATCAAAAGCAAGAACCTGGTGCTGGATGGGGTAAGAATCAACACCTACGCATGCAGCAACGAGCTGTACGAATATTACACCGGAACGGGCATAAGGCGCATACGCAACACCCTCATGGGCATAGGCGTTATCTGTCACGAGTTTTCCCATTGTCTGGGATTACCCGACTTTTACGATACCGGAGCATCTAAAAACTATGGAACGGGCGACTGGGACATCATGGCAAGTGGCAGCTACAACGGTCCTTTAGGTATCGGATGGGTACCACCCGCCTATACCAGTTATGAGAAAAACTTCGCTGGCTGGTTGGATTATACCGTCTTAGGGAATGAACCCCAGAATGTTACCGGCATGAAACCTCTGCTGGAAGGGGGTGAGGCATACGCTATCTACAACCCACGGAACCATGATGAATACTATTTGTTAGAGAACAAAGGACGTAGTAAATGGGACTCCTATCTACCCAAAAACGGGCTGCTGGTGCTTCATGTTGACTATGATGCTAAACTGTGGGCATACAACATAGTGAACAATACCGAACAGAAACAATACAACACGCACCAACGACTGACCATCGTTCCGGCCGATGCCAGCTACGGCAACGATGACCGCGACACCTATCCCTTGGGCGAACGCGACAGCTTGACGGCAAACAGCACTCCTGCGCTGATGCTTTACAATGCCAACTGGGATAACAATTATGTACTATATAATAAGGTGTTGAACATTAGAAAAGACGCCAACGGCCTCATCAGCTTCAACTATTTACCCGACCCGCATTTCAACACGGCTGGAATAGAGTCAGCCTTCAACGACAACCGCACCGTAACAATCGTTTCAATATATAACATGCGGGGGCAGCGAATGCCCACAAAGCAACTCAACGGTCTGCATCGCGGCCTGTATCTCCTGAACTTATCGGATGGCACCACGCGCAAAGTCGTGGTAAAATAA
- a CDS encoding DUF4139 domain-containing protein: protein MKTKTFILLLFLTVLSIDASAQGRMIPNLDKVTIFSKGAQVYRHKQVVLQAGEQTLSFTGLSPYIDANSIQVKAGGNVTILGVSQRYIRPDSAMLSGQLRTAEAAMKKARNRLAEVKAKRTVMKSQLEMVKTNSSTAARTVATPLEAIKQLNQYYYDETMAINKRLIGLDEEEQQANHNVEKQQEVIDSLAGLNAKRLTVIDVKVDAPRVSNTNFTFVYYVNGASWYPTYELRSGSTAAPLQLTYKANITQQTNEDWRNVPVTLSSANPNRSNVSPELKTYWLDYDLAAPTYDFGIDNNRISGTITDEEDNPVIGATIQVKGTTIGTVSDIDGHYTLTLPNGNRNVEASYIGMETQVKQATGNRLDFRMENSKLALEEVVVKGFGSKSTRSNVKFTAPVIKADREVKAESIADENSMDVSSTAAKFGYEFEIGHPLTILSNNKPVSCQIGKYQLPTTYAYKGVPKIDKSAFLVADVTGWNELNLIQGETTVFFDNSYVGKTILNPDQQSDTLHLAMGRDNGIHIERKLIKNNTSRRLLGGSRVQTMNWEISLRNARAEQVVISIYDQLPVSRNSSITVTPQELSGGQLDKLNGQVVWKLTLAPGEVKKLSLGYQVKYDKYRRLTIE, encoded by the coding sequence ATGAAAACCAAGACCTTTATTCTCTTATTGTTCCTTACTGTCTTGTCCATAGACGCATCGGCACAAGGCCGGATGATACCCAATCTCGACAAGGTAACCATCTTTTCAAAAGGCGCACAGGTATACCGTCACAAACAAGTGGTCCTGCAAGCTGGCGAACAAACGCTCAGTTTCACGGGACTATCACCCTACATAGACGCCAACAGCATACAGGTCAAGGCAGGAGGCAATGTGACAATACTTGGCGTCAGTCAGCGATACATTCGTCCCGACAGTGCCATGCTTTCCGGACAGCTGCGCACTGCCGAAGCTGCGATGAAGAAAGCACGCAACCGCCTGGCTGAGGTGAAAGCCAAGCGAACGGTGATGAAGTCGCAATTGGAGATGGTGAAAACCAACAGTTCCACAGCTGCACGCACCGTTGCGACACCCCTCGAAGCCATCAAACAGCTCAACCAATATTATTATGACGAAACCATGGCCATCAACAAGCGGCTCATCGGTCTCGACGAAGAAGAGCAGCAGGCCAACCACAATGTGGAAAAGCAGCAAGAAGTCATAGACTCCCTCGCCGGACTCAATGCCAAACGGCTCACCGTGATTGATGTCAAGGTTGACGCTCCACGAGTTTCTAATACCAACTTCACCTTTGTCTACTACGTCAATGGGGCATCATGGTACCCCACCTACGAACTCCGTTCAGGCAGCACTGCGGCTCCCCTGCAACTCACCTACAAGGCCAACATCACACAACAAACCAATGAAGACTGGCGCAACGTGCCCGTCACACTGTCGTCGGCCAATCCAAATCGCAGCAATGTGTCGCCTGAGCTAAAGACTTATTGGCTCGACTACGACCTCGCCGCACCCACCTACGACTTTGGTATAGATAACAACCGCATCTCTGGCACTATCACCGACGAGGAAGACAATCCCGTCATCGGCGCCACTATCCAAGTGAAAGGCACCACCATCGGCACCGTAAGCGACATTGACGGACACTACACACTCACGTTGCCCAATGGCAATCGCAACGTGGAAGCGAGCTACATTGGCATGGAAACACAAGTGAAGCAAGCCACAGGAAACCGCCTCGACTTCCGCATGGAGAATAGCAAACTGGCATTGGAAGAAGTGGTGGTCAAGGGATTTGGAAGCAAAAGCACGAGATCGAACGTGAAATTTACAGCTCCAGTGATAAAGGCCGACAGGGAGGTGAAGGCCGAAAGCATCGCTGATGAAAACAGCATGGATGTTAGTTCCACTGCTGCCAAGTTTGGATACGAGTTCGAGATAGGGCATCCGCTGACCATTCTCTCCAACAACAAGCCCGTGAGTTGCCAGATAGGCAAATACCAATTACCCACCACCTATGCTTATAAGGGCGTTCCCAAAATTGACAAGAGCGCTTTCCTCGTGGCTGATGTCACCGGTTGGAACGAGCTGAACCTTATTCAGGGAGAAACCACCGTGTTCTTCGACAACAGCTATGTGGGCAAAACCATCCTCAATCCCGACCAGCAGAGCGATACCCTCCACCTCGCCATGGGGCGCGACAACGGCATCCACATCGAGCGAAAACTCATCAAGAACAACACCTCTCGCAGACTTCTGGGTGGCAGCAGAGTGCAAACCATGAACTGGGAAATCAGCTTACGCAATGCCCGAGCCGAACAAGTGGTCATCAGTATTTACGACCAACTGCCCGTTTCGAGAAATTCAAGCATCACCGTCACGCCTCAGGAACTAAGTGGCGGACAACTCGACAAGCTGAACGGGCAGGTAGTCTGGAAGCTGACGCTTGCACCAGGTGAAGTTAAAAAGCTGTCGCTTGGCTATCAGGTGAAGTATGACAAATACCGTCGTCTCACTATAGAATAA
- a CDS encoding rhodanese-like domain-containing protein, producing MIKLLKGIIIVILSTLFASCSSHRGIESVTVDEFENALYDGHVQLLDVRSVEEYAQGHIANAENIDVQQPDFIDKAQAMLDHTNPVYVYCRSGKRSMLAAQQLVKAGFKVVNLRDGIMGWEDAGKPVLP from the coding sequence ATGATTAAATTATTGAAAGGTATTATTATCGTGATTTTAAGTACGCTATTTGCAAGCTGTTCCAGTCATCGAGGAATCGAGTCTGTGACAGTAGACGAGTTTGAAAACGCTCTCTACGACGGACATGTACAATTGCTGGATGTACGTTCAGTAGAAGAGTATGCGCAAGGACATATCGCCAATGCCGAAAATATAGACGTGCAGCAGCCTGACTTTATTGACAAGGCGCAGGCAATGTTGGATCACACTAATCCGGTGTATGTCTATTGTCGTTCGGGCAAACGCAGCATGTTGGCCGCTCAACAACTAGTCAAGGCAGGCTTTAAGGTGGTTAATCTCCGTGACGGAATTATGGGTTGGGAAGACGCAGGCAAACCTGTTCTTCCCTAA
- a CDS encoding GlsB/YeaQ/YmgE family stress response membrane protein, producing MFGLIGSIIIGCLAGFIAGKIMRGGGFGFWMNLLLGIIGGVVGGWTLSLLNISWGGTIGSLGTAVVGAVLVLWIASLFRKS from the coding sequence ATGTTTGGACTTATTGGATCAATTATTATTGGATGTTTGGCTGGTTTTATCGCCGGTAAGATTATGCGTGGTGGCGGTTTCGGCTTTTGGATGAATCTGTTGCTGGGTATCATTGGTGGTGTTGTAGGTGGCTGGACGTTGAGCCTGTTGAATATCTCTTGGGGTGGAACCATTGGCTCTTTAGGAACAGCTGTAGTGGGTGCCGTCTTAGTACTTTGGATAGCATCACTGTTTAGAAAGTCATAA
- a CDS encoding heavy metal-binding domain-containing protein: protein MLLTTTPTVEGRKILEYKGIVTGETIIGANVLKDFFAGIRDVIGGRSNAYEKVLREAKDTSLHEMQERAEALGANAVVGIDIDYETIGQSGSMLMVAVSGTAVLI, encoded by the coding sequence ATGCTGTTAACAACAACTCCTACTGTTGAAGGGCGAAAAATCCTGGAGTACAAGGGCATCGTAACGGGCGAAACCATTATTGGTGCCAATGTTTTGAAGGATTTCTTTGCCGGTATACGCGACGTCATTGGCGGCCGTAGCAATGCTTATGAGAAGGTACTTCGTGAGGCGAAGGATACTTCTTTGCACGAGATGCAAGAACGAGCTGAGGCTTTGGGCGCGAATGCAGTCGTGGGTATTGACATCGATTATGAAACCATTGGACAGTCTGGGAGTATGCTAATGGTGGCAGTAAGCGGAACAGCGGTGCTCATTTAG
- a CDS encoding HAD family hydrolase, with product MFENEIHDYLRKHDFAAFQPKVVLFDMDGVLYNSMPHHAVAWKESMKSFGLDMTEDDVYATEGMKGVDTIRMMVKQQQGRDISEEEAQKMYDEKGRLFHQMPEAPIFDGVLDLMSKIKKSGLSIGIVTGSAQKQLIKRLVNDFHQFVSEENIVTAYNIKHGKPAPDPYLKGLQLTGNHQPWEGIVVENAPMGIRAGVSAQIFTVAINSGPLPDSILRKEGADLLFHQMTEFCAVWEQLLDAAKHA from the coding sequence ATGTTTGAAAACGAAATACATGATTATTTGAGAAAGCATGACTTTGCGGCGTTCCAACCCAAAGTCGTGCTTTTTGATATGGACGGTGTGCTGTACAATTCAATGCCTCATCACGCCGTTGCGTGGAAAGAATCGATGAAGAGTTTCGGTCTTGACATGACCGAAGATGATGTGTATGCCACTGAAGGAATGAAGGGTGTAGACACCATCAGAATGATGGTTAAGCAACAACAAGGTCGTGACATCTCGGAAGAAGAGGCGCAAAAGATGTACGATGAGAAAGGCAGACTGTTTCATCAAATGCCCGAAGCACCCATTTTTGACGGGGTACTCGACCTCATGAGCAAGATAAAGAAGAGCGGATTGAGCATTGGCATTGTGACAGGTAGTGCGCAAAAGCAGCTGATTAAACGGCTTGTAAACGATTTCCACCAATTCGTATCTGAAGAGAATATTGTCACAGCCTATAACATCAAGCACGGAAAACCTGCGCCCGACCCGTATTTGAAGGGCTTACAATTGACGGGAAACCATCAGCCTTGGGAAGGAATCGTGGTGGAGAATGCCCCTATGGGCATACGAGCAGGCGTGTCGGCTCAAATCTTTACGGTAGCCATCAACAGTGGTCCCCTACCCGACAGCATCCTTAGAAAAGAAGGTGCCGACCTGCTTTTCCATCAAATGACCGAGTTTTGTGCAGTCTGGGAACAGCTTTTGGATGCGGCCAAACACGCTTAA
- a CDS encoding glucose-6-phosphate isomerase, whose protein sequence is MKSISLDITKATQFLKPGTIQAYEEKVKAVQEALENGTCPGNDFLGWLHLPSSITPAFLDEVQACANTLREKCEVVVVAGIGGSYLGARAVIEALGNSFAWLVNNKKNPTILFAGNNIGEDYLAELTDYLKDKKFGVINISKSGTTTETALTFRLLKKQCEAQRGKEEAKDVIVAITDAKKGAARTCADKEGYKSFVIPDNVGGRFSVLTPVGLLPIACAGFDIKALVQGAADMEKATGKDVTLHENIAAQYAVVRHAMYREMGKKIEIIVNFQPKLHFIGEWWKQLYGESEGKDHLGIYPAACDFTTDLHSMGQWIQEGERSIFETVISVEQPNKKMLFPKDEENLDGLNFLAGKRVDEVNKMAELGTRLAHVDGGVPNIRISLPELNEYYIGQLLYFFEIACGISGNLLGVNPFNQPGVEAYKKNMFALLNKPGYEAESKAIQERLANEK, encoded by the coding sequence ATGAAAAGTATTAGTTTAGACATCACAAAAGCCACTCAGTTCTTGAAACCTGGCACAATACAGGCCTATGAAGAAAAGGTAAAAGCCGTACAAGAAGCGCTTGAAAACGGCACTTGTCCAGGAAACGATTTCTTAGGATGGTTACATTTGCCTTCTTCCATCACACCTGCGTTTCTTGACGAAGTACAGGCATGCGCCAACACCTTACGCGAAAAGTGCGAAGTGGTAGTGGTTGCCGGTATTGGCGGAAGCTACTTGGGCGCTCGTGCCGTGATAGAGGCCTTGGGAAACTCATTCGCTTGGCTGGTAAACAATAAGAAGAATCCTACCATTCTCTTTGCAGGAAACAACATTGGCGAGGACTATTTGGCAGAACTCACTGATTACTTGAAGGACAAAAAGTTTGGTGTCATCAACATATCTAAATCGGGTACCACAACAGAAACGGCTCTTACGTTCCGCTTGTTGAAGAAACAATGCGAGGCACAACGTGGCAAAGAAGAGGCTAAAGACGTGATTGTGGCCATCACTGATGCAAAAAAAGGTGCCGCACGCACATGCGCCGACAAAGAGGGATACAAGAGTTTTGTCATTCCTGACAATGTAGGCGGTCGCTTCTCCGTACTCACTCCCGTTGGATTACTGCCCATTGCCTGCGCTGGTTTCGATATTAAAGCTTTGGTACAGGGTGCTGCCGACATGGAAAAGGCTACGGGGAAAGACGTGACTTTGCATGAGAACATAGCCGCACAGTACGCTGTTGTGCGTCATGCGATGTATCGCGAAATGGGCAAGAAGATTGAGATTATCGTCAACTTCCAGCCTAAACTGCACTTCATCGGTGAATGGTGGAAACAACTTTACGGTGAGAGTGAAGGAAAAGACCATCTGGGTATTTATCCTGCCGCATGCGATTTCACCACCGATTTGCACTCCATGGGACAGTGGATACAAGAGGGCGAGCGTTCAATCTTTGAAACTGTGATCAGTGTTGAGCAGCCCAACAAGAAGATGTTGTTCCCCAAAGATGAGGAAAATCTGGACGGTTTGAACTTCTTGGCAGGTAAACGAGTGGACGAAGTGAACAAGATGGCCGAGCTGGGTACACGACTGGCGCACGTTGACGGTGGCGTTCCCAACATCCGCATCAGCCTTCCAGAACTGAATGAGTATTACATCGGCCAGCTACTTTACTTCTTCGAGATAGCCTGTGGCATCAGCGGAAACCTCTTGGGCGTGAATCCTTTCAACCAACCTGGCGTGGAAGCGTACAAGAAGAACATGTTTGCCTTGCTCAACAAGCCTGGCTACGAAGCTGAAAGCAAGGCTATACAAGAGCGTTTGGCAAACGAAAAATAA
- a CDS encoding NAD(P)H-dependent glycerol-3-phosphate dehydrogenase yields MNYNCGKIAIIGGGSWATAIAKIVVSHAHHIGWYMRRDDRIEDFKRLGHNPAYLTSVRFNTDEIFFSSDINTITGAYDTLVFVTPSPYFKSHLRKLKTRLRDKFIITAIKGIVPDENLVCSEYFHQVFDVPYENLAVIGGPSHAEEVAMDRLSYLTIGCADIQKAESFAEFIASDVIKTKTSSDVIGIEYSSVLKNVYAIASGICSGLKYGDNFQAVLIANAVQEMSRFLTAVHPIERSAYDSVYLGDLLVTSYSNFSRNRTFGTMIGKGYSVKSAQIEMEMIAEGYFGTKCMKEINRHMHVNMPILDAVYNILYEHISPQIEIKLLTDSFR; encoded by the coding sequence ATGAATTACAACTGCGGCAAGATAGCAATCATCGGGGGCGGAAGTTGGGCCACAGCCATCGCCAAAATCGTGGTGAGCCATGCTCATCACATTGGATGGTACATGCGTAGAGACGACCGCATCGAGGATTTTAAGCGTCTGGGACACAATCCCGCCTATCTGACAAGCGTGCGTTTCAACACCGATGAGATATTTTTCTCATCGGACATCAACACCATTACCGGTGCCTACGACACGCTGGTCTTTGTGACACCGTCACCCTACTTCAAGAGCCACCTGCGGAAACTCAAGACCCGTCTGCGCGACAAGTTCATCATCACCGCCATCAAGGGTATTGTTCCCGATGAAAACTTAGTGTGTTCAGAGTATTTCCACCAAGTGTTTGACGTGCCATACGAGAACTTAGCCGTGATTGGAGGGCCGTCGCATGCAGAGGAAGTGGCCATGGATCGCTTGTCTTACCTTACCATCGGCTGCGCCGACATACAGAAAGCGGAGTCGTTTGCCGAATTCATTGCCAGCGATGTCATCAAGACCAAGACCTCATCGGACGTGATTGGCATCGAATATTCGTCGGTTCTGAAGAACGTTTACGCCATCGCTTCGGGCATTTGCAGTGGACTGAAGTACGGTGACAACTTCCAAGCCGTGCTCATTGCGAATGCGGTTCAGGAGATGTCTCGGTTCCTCACAGCCGTCCATCCCATTGAACGCAGTGCATACGACTCGGTTTATTTGGGAGATTTATTGGTGACATCGTACTCCAATTTCTCGCGCAACCGCACCTTCGGCACCATGATTGGCAAGGGATATTCGGTGAAAAGCGCGCAGATTGAAATGGAGATGATTGCCGAAGGATATTTCGGAACCAAGTGCATGAAAGAGATCAATCGGCACATGCACGTGAACATGCCGATTTTAGATGCTGTGTACAACATTTTGTACGAGCACATCAGTCCGCAAATAGAAATCAAATTATTAACAGATTCATTTAGATAA
- the lysS gene encoding lysine--tRNA ligase: protein MNILELSEQEIGRRQSLQELRNMGIDPYPAAEFPTNAFSTEIKADYQDGEEKREVVIAGRMMTRRVMGKASFVELQDSKGRIQVYVTRDDICPDENKDLYNVVFKRLLDIGDVIGIKGFVFKTQTGEISVHAQSLTLLSKALKPLPIVKYKDGVAYDKFDDPELRYRQRYVDLIVNDGVKDTFLQRATVLRTMRKVLDEAGYTEVETPTLQAIAGGASARPFITHFNALNTDMYMRIATELYLKRLIVGGFEGVYEIGKNFRNEGMDRNHNPEFTCMELYVQYKDYNWMMAFTEKLLETICIAVNGSAEREIDGQTISFKAPYRRLPILDAIKEKTGYDLNEKTEDEIREICKKLDMEVDESMGKGKLIDEIFGEFCEGTFIQPTFITDYPVEMSPLTKMHRSKPGLTERFELMVNGKELANAYSELNDPIDQEERFKEQMKLADKGDDEAMIIDQDFLRALQYGMPPTSGIGIGIDRLVMLMTGKTFIQEVLFFPQMKPEKKIPQSTVEEWAAIGVPEQWVPVFRKAGYNLISDIAQVKAQALQMNVCGVNKKYKLGYDNPKVEQFQQWIDNSQK from the coding sequence ATGAACATCTTAGAATTGAGTGAACAGGAGATTGGTCGCAGACAAAGTCTCCAAGAGTTACGAAATATGGGCATCGACCCTTATCCTGCCGCAGAGTTTCCTACCAACGCGTTCAGCACAGAGATAAAAGCTGACTATCAAGACGGTGAGGAAAAGCGAGAAGTGGTGATAGCAGGCCGCATGATGACACGACGCGTGATGGGCAAGGCCAGTTTTGTAGAATTGCAAGACTCCAAAGGCCGAATACAAGTGTACGTTACGCGCGATGACATCTGCCCCGATGAGAACAAAGATTTGTACAACGTGGTGTTCAAACGCCTGTTGGACATTGGCGATGTCATTGGCATCAAGGGCTTTGTGTTCAAAACTCAAACAGGTGAAATATCGGTACACGCACAAAGTTTAACTCTGTTGAGCAAGGCCTTAAAACCCCTGCCTATCGTGAAATACAAAGACGGAGTGGCCTACGACAAGTTTGACGACCCTGAATTGCGCTATCGCCAACGCTATGTCGACCTGATTGTCAACGATGGCGTGAAAGATACGTTTTTGCAACGTGCTACGGTGTTGCGCACCATGCGTAAGGTACTGGACGAGGCTGGCTACACAGAGGTGGAGACTCCTACCCTGCAGGCCATTGCCGGTGGTGCTAGCGCACGCCCATTTATCACACACTTCAATGCGCTGAACACCGACATGTACATGCGCATCGCCACCGAACTGTACTTAAAACGACTGATAGTGGGCGGGTTTGAAGGCGTGTATGAAATCGGCAAGAACTTCCGTAACGAGGGAATGGATCGCAATCACAATCCAGAATTCACTTGCATGGAATTGTATGTGCAGTACAAAGACTACAACTGGATGATGGCGTTTACTGAAAAACTGCTGGAAACCATTTGTATTGCGGTCAACGGTAGTGCCGAACGGGAGATTGACGGACAGACAATCAGCTTCAAAGCTCCTTACCGACGCTTGCCCATTCTGGATGCCATCAAAGAAAAGACGGGCTATGACCTCAACGAAAAGACTGAAGACGAGATAAGAGAAATCTGCAAAAAGCTCGACATGGAGGTGGATGAGAGCATGGGTAAAGGCAAGTTGATTGACGAAATATTTGGCGAGTTCTGCGAAGGAACATTCATTCAACCCACGTTCATCACAGATTACCCCGTGGAAATGTCACCGCTTACCAAGATGCACCGAAGCAAACCAGGACTGACAGAACGCTTTGAACTGATGGTGAACGGCAAGGAATTGGCGAATGCCTACTCTGAATTGAACGACCCTATCGACCAAGAAGAGCGTTTCAAGGAGCAAATGAAATTGGCTGACAAGGGTGACGACGAGGCCATGATTATCGACCAAGACTTCCTGCGCGCGCTGCAATATGGCATGCCTCCCACGTCGGGTATCGGCATTGGCATCGACCGTTTGGTGATGTTGATGACCGGAAAGACGTTCATACAGGAAGTGCTGTTCTTCCCACAAATGAAACCTGAGAAGAAAATACCGCAGAGTACGGTGGAAGAATGGGCAGCCATCGGCGTTCCGGAGCAGTGGGTTCCTGTGTTCAGAAAGGCAGGATACAACCTGATTTCGGACATCGCGCAGGTAAAGGCACAGGCCTTGCAAATGAATGTTTGCGGGGTGAACAAGAAATATAAATTGGGCTACGACAATCCGAAGGTTGAACAATTCCAACAATGGATTGACAACAGTCAGAAATAA